GGCATGGTCGATGTCGACGTGGTAGCTGCGCACCGCGTAGACGTGTTCCCAGGAGAGGCGCTCGTCGACGTTCTTGAGCGCCTTTTCGACGTTGTCGAAGGCCTGTGCGATCTGCTGCGACAGGTACAGTGAGATGTTGCCGTCCTTGTCCCACCCACCTTGCCCGCAggtcttgatgatgttgccGAGTTTGACTGTTTGGCTGTAGTGGAAGCTCTTGGGGTCTGATTCGGCGCCGGGGTAGTTGTAGAATTGGGGGGCTGACATGGTTGATAGTGGTACTGGTGGAGGAATATGGTAGA
The nucleotide sequence above comes from Aspergillus puulaauensis MK2 DNA, chromosome 3, nearly complete sequence. Encoded proteins:
- a CDS encoding uncharacterized protein (COG:J;~EggNog:ENOG410PXCX;~InterPro:IPR006175,IPR035959;~PFAM:PF01042), which encodes MSAPQFYNYPGAESDPKSFHYSQTVKLGNIIKTCGQGGWDKDGNISLYLSQQIAQAFDNVEKALKNVDERLSWEHVYAVRSYHVDIDHAFHLVTEQFKQRMNHRPIWTCMQIGKLALDGMQVEIEVEAHYPF